TGTGGATTGACTTGTCAACCTTAATGCGACCTTCTTCCAGGTATTGCTTTAGAAGGTCATGAATGCTCAGGTATTTTACTTCGCCCTTAAACCATCTTTCGAGACCCAACCTGGTCGCGTAGTATGCGTGGCCTCATTCAGGCAAGAGCAAATACTCGCATTCAAGCTCCTTGTAATTCTTAACTATACGGCTGACTATTTCCTTCATAGCCGCATCATCGCCGGTGAATAGACCCCAGTTTACACCTTCCCAGTTTTCTGATGGAACAGTCCAGGATTCACCGGCAGCGTAGAAGATTTTCCACCAGAAAGTCATGTCTTCGGGTTCGGCAAAAGGTTCTTTGGAGTTAATAGTAACAAGGATTCGTGCGCCTTTTTTGTCAACCGGCACTTCAAAGCCAGGCAGTTCTTCGGCAAGCTCTGCTCCAACATCTTCTAAGAGGAAAAGGAAGTCTTCTTTTGGAATTCCCACATTGTTTCCAGTATTAAGGCACATTTCTACGCCTTTGTGAAGAACGCCCGGCACTTTGTCGCGGGCTCTCAATCCTCGAGCGGATCTCAAAAGCGCTAACAGATCAACCCCCATTGGACATGCATACTCGCAACGACCGCAGAGAGTGCAAACCCAGGGAAATTTGGAATCGATAATCTCCTGATCCAGCCCCAGCACGGCAAGACGAACTACTTTTCTTGGATCGAGTCCATCTACGCCTGCTACGGGACATCCTCCTGCGCAGGTTCCGCAGGTAAGGCAAAGCTCGGCATACTGACTTGCGAGCTTTCGCCTTTCTCTTTTCGACAGCAATAACGGCTCCATAGGCTCCTCTCCTTACTCGAGAAACATCCCACAAAATCCCTCAACCTTGGCTCTCGCACTCCTCCTCCCCAGCAGAGAA
This window of the Thermodesulforhabdaceae bacterium genome carries:
- a CDS encoding (Fe-S)-binding protein encodes the protein MEPLLLSKRERRKLASQYAELCLTCGTCAGGCPVAGVDGLDPRKVVRLAVLGLDQEIIDSKFPWVCTLCGRCEYACPMGVDLLALLRSARGLRARDKVPGVLHKGVEMCLNTGNNVGIPKEDFLFLLEDVGAELAEELPGFEVPVDKKGARILVTINSKEPFAEPEDMTFWWKIFYAAGESWTVPSENWEGVNWGLFTGDDAAMKEIVSRIVKNYKELECEYLLLPEUGHAYYATRLGLERWFKGEVKYLSIHDLLKQYLEEGRIKVDKSIHTELTTYHDPCNYGRKSEKAFGHGYYEEPRWIVQQCCENFVDMNPTKANNFCCGAGGGAWAGPYVEERVFYGRVKAKQIKDTGATLVVAPCHNCRDQIKKSLKKEYDLDIEVKYLWELVADSLIIEPKEEEGGEK